Part of the Streptomyces sp. HSG2 genome, GCGCTTGCCGCGGATCTCCTTGCCGAGGAGCCCCTTGACCGACGGGTAGACGTAGAAGGCGCCCTCCGGCTCGGGGCAGACCAGTCCGTCGATCTCGTTGAGCATGCGGACGATGGTCCGGCGGCGTCGGTCGAAGGCCTCCCGCATCCGGTCCACCGCGTCCAGATCGCCGGAGAGGGCGGCCACCGCAGCCGCCTGGGCGACGTTCGACACGTTCGAGGTCGCGTGGGACTGCAGGTTGGTAGCCGCCTTGACGATGTCGGCGGGCCCGATCATCCAGCCCACCCGCCAACCCGTCATCGCGTACGTCTTCGCGACGCCGTTCACCACGACGCACCGGTCGCGCAGTTCGGGCAGGACGGCCGGCATGGACGCCGCGGAGGCGTCGCCGTACACCAGGTGCTCGTAGATCTCGTCGGTGAGCACCCAGAGGCCGTGCTCGGCGGCCCAGCGGCCGATGGCCTCCGTCTCGGCCCGCGAGTACACGGCACCGGTGGGGTTGGACGGCGAGACGAAGAGCACGACCTTGGTCCGCTCGGTGCGGGCCGCCTCCAACTGCTCCACGCCGACCCGGTAGCCGGTCGTCTCGTCGCTGACGACCTCCACGGGGACGCCGCCGGCCAGCCGGATCGACTCCGGGTAGGTCGTCCAGTACGGCGCCGGCACGATGACCTCGTCGCCCGGGTCGAGGATGGCGGCGAAGGCCTCGTAGATGGCCTGCTTGCCACCGTTGGTCACGAGGATCTGGGTGGGATCGACCTGGTAGCCCGAGTCCCGCAGCGTCTTCGCCGCGATGGCCGCCTTCAGCTCGGGCAGGCCGCCGGCCGGGGTGTAGCGGTGGTACTTGGGGTCGCGGCACGCCTCGACGGCCGCCTCGACGATGTAGTCGGGGGTCGGGAAGTCCGGCTCGCCGGCGCCGAAGCCGATCACCGGACGCCCGGCGGCCTTGAGTGCCTTCGCCTTGGCGTCCACGGCGAGGGTGGCGGATTCGGAGATCGCGCCGACTCGGGCGGAGACCCGGCGCTCGGTCGGAGGGGTTGCAGCGCTCATGGGCCCATCGTTCCAGACCGGCATCACGACGGGTAGGCGGGTTTCGCGGACCGGTGGGGGTGGTCGCGTCCCCCGGGTGGGGGGCGCGGCCCGGTGGGGGGCGGTCGGGCCACCGCCCCCGGTCGCGGTCGGCGGGACGGGTCGGAACGGGAGACACCGAAGAACCCGGGGCGAAAGCCGCCTGACAGGCCATTCCTCGCCTCGCGATCGGTGTCCGATCGCCGACGCCCGAGGGGTTCGCGCGCGCGGATCCGTCTCCGGGGCGGAGCGCGGACGGTCGGCGCCGGCGGCTCCGGAAGGTTCGCTGTTCGACGACCGGGCCGGGAACACGTACACTCACACCTCGTTGGCCTCCGGCGGCCCGTCCCGCCTCGGCGCACTCCGTGCGGTCGGGCGGATGCGGTACGTTGGGGGAACGCAAAGGGTCGTAGCTCAATTGGTAGAGCACTGGTCTCCAAAACCAGCGGTTGGGGGTTCAAGTCCCTCCGGCCCTGCTTCACACACCTTGCTCAGGATGTGTGCGCATGTACGTACAGCAATGCACCGCCGTGCGGCTCAGACCGGGCGCGGCACGGCCACGACCCGGAATCAGGTGAGGACGAGTGACGGATGCCGTGGGCTCCATCGACATGCCTGATGCCGAGGACGAGAACCGGGACTCCAAGAAGCAGCGGGGCGGCAAACGCGGCAAGAAGGGCCCGTTCAAGCGCCTCGCGCTGTTCTATCGTCAGATCGTCGCGGAGCTGCGCAAGGTCGTCTGGCCCACCCGCAACCAGCTGACGACCTACACCACCGTAGTGATCATCTTCGTGACGATCATGATCGGTCTGGTCACCCTGATTGACTATGGACTCAGCAACGCCGCCAAGTACGTGTTCGGCTGAGTCGCGAGCGAAGAGCGCCGAGGTACCCGGCGCTCCTTTCGCGTGTTCCACCCCTATGTATCCAGGAAGAAGCAGCCACCGTGTCTGACCCGAACGTGAACGACGCCGTTGAGCCTCGCGGCGAAGGGGCCGAGTCCGTCGAGGACCGGCCCGACGCCGTCGAGGTCGCGGACCGCGAGGACACCGTGGACGCCGCGGAGGCCGAGGCCGGCGACGCCGCCGGCGCGGATGAGTCCGCCGGAGAGCACCGGGAGACGGACGACCGGGCCGAGGCGGAGGAGTCGGCGCCCGACGCGGCCACGCGGGAGGCCGACGTCTCCGAACCCTCCGAGGGCGACGCGGTGGAGTCCGCCGATGGCCCCGAGTCCTCGGAGGAGGAGACCCCCTCGGAGCCCGAGGTGGACCCGGCCGAGAAGTTCCGCCAGGAACTGCGTGCCCTGCCCGGCGAGTGGTACGTGATCCACACCTACGCCGGCTACGAGAACCGGGTGAAGACCAACCTGGAGCAGCGTGCCGTCTCTCTGAACGTCGAGGACTACATCTTCCAGGCCGAGGTGCCGCAGGAGGAAGTCGTCCAGATCAAGAACGGCGACCGCAAGACCATCAAGCAGAACAAGCTCCCGGGCTACGTCCTCGTCCGCATGGACCTGACCAACGAGTCCTGGGGCGTCGTCCGCAACACCCCCGGCGTGACCGGCTTCGTCGGCAACGCCTACGACCCGTACCCGCTCACCCTCGACGAGATCGTCAAGATGCTGGCGCCCGAGGCCGACGAGCGCGCCGCGCGGGAGGCCGCCGAGGCCGAGGGCAAGCCGGTACCGCAGCGCAAGGTCGAGGTCCAGGTCCTCGACTTCGAGGTCGGCGACTCCGTCACCGTCACCGACGGTCCCTTCGCCACACTCCAGGCCACGATCAACGAGATCAACGCCGACTCCAAGAAGGTCAAGGGTCTCGTCGAGATCTTCGGACGCGAGACACCGGTCGAGCTGTCCTTCGACCAGATCCAGAAGAACTAGCCCGACGCCCGTCCGAGAGGGCCTCTGCCCGGTGGGGAGCCACCGGGCAGAGGCCCTCCGGCGTTGTCGGCCGTCGGGTGTATCCCCTCCGGGGGCGACCTCCGTCCGGGCCGGCCGTTCGGGCGCGGGTGTCGCACCTCGCGCGGAGGTGGCGGGACCCCGG contains:
- the nusG gene encoding transcription termination/antitermination protein NusG; its protein translation is MSDPNVNDAVEPRGEGAESVEDRPDAVEVADREDTVDAAEAEAGDAAGADESAGEHRETDDRAEAEESAPDAATREADVSEPSEGDAVESADGPESSEEETPSEPEVDPAEKFRQELRALPGEWYVIHTYAGYENRVKTNLEQRAVSLNVEDYIFQAEVPQEEVVQIKNGDRKTIKQNKLPGYVLVRMDLTNESWGVVRNTPGVTGFVGNAYDPYPLTLDEIVKMLAPEADERAAREAAEAEGKPVPQRKVEVQVLDFEVGDSVTVTDGPFATLQATINEINADSKKVKGLVEIFGRETPVELSFDQIQKN
- a CDS encoding pyridoxal phosphate-dependent aminotransferase yields the protein MSAATPPTERRVSARVGAISESATLAVDAKAKALKAAGRPVIGFGAGEPDFPTPDYIVEAAVEACRDPKYHRYTPAGGLPELKAAIAAKTLRDSGYQVDPTQILVTNGGKQAIYEAFAAILDPGDEVIVPAPYWTTYPESIRLAGGVPVEVVSDETTGYRVGVEQLEAARTERTKVVLFVSPSNPTGAVYSRAETEAIGRWAAEHGLWVLTDEIYEHLVYGDASAASMPAVLPELRDRCVVVNGVAKTYAMTGWRVGWMIGPADIVKAATNLQSHATSNVSNVAQAAAVAALSGDLDAVDRMREAFDRRRRTIVRMLNEIDGLVCPEPEGAFYVYPSVKGLLGKEIRGKRPTDSVELAALILEEVEVAVVPGEAFGTPGYLRLSYALGDEDLVEGVSRIQKLLAEAGD
- the secE gene encoding preprotein translocase subunit SecE, producing MTDAVGSIDMPDAEDENRDSKKQRGGKRGKKGPFKRLALFYRQIVAELRKVVWPTRNQLTTYTTVVIIFVTIMIGLVTLIDYGLSNAAKYVFG